One genomic window of Candidatus Acidiferrales bacterium includes the following:
- the pgmB gene encoding beta-phosphoglucomutase, with protein MIKAVLFDLDGVLVSTDEYHYMSWLKLSKEEGFDFFDHEFNDKFRGIARIECVEILTRASARTFTPEQKQELADRKNRYFAKSLEAVTPDELLPGALNALKDLRQRGIKVAVASNSRNAKTIIRQVGIEQYLDAIVDGYDIKNNKPDPEPFLLAAKKVSVPPANCLVVEDAVAGLEAAHRAGMKALGIGTKERLPKADIVVPDLSAISIEKLLSL; from the coding sequence ATGATCAAGGCTGTGCTGTTTGACCTCGATGGTGTGCTGGTCTCTACCGACGAATACCATTACATGTCATGGTTGAAGTTGTCGAAGGAGGAGGGGTTCGATTTCTTTGATCATGAATTCAATGACAAATTTCGCGGTATCGCCCGGATAGAGTGCGTCGAAATTCTCACGAGGGCCTCGGCACGCACGTTCACCCCGGAACAAAAACAGGAACTGGCTGACCGAAAGAACCGATATTTTGCCAAGTCGTTGGAGGCGGTGACCCCCGATGAGCTTCTTCCGGGAGCTTTGAACGCATTGAAAGATCTCAGGCAGCGCGGCATCAAGGTCGCAGTTGCCTCGAATAGCCGGAACGCGAAGACGATCATCCGGCAGGTAGGCATTGAGCAGTATCTTGATGCCATTGTCGACGGCTATGATATCAAGAACAACAAACCTGATCCGGAACCGTTCCTGTTGGCTGCAAAGAAAGTCTCGGTTCCCCCCGCGAACTGCCTCGTCGTCGAAGACGCTGTCGCCGGACTTGAAGCCGCCCATCGGGCAGGTATGAAGGCTCTGGGGATAGGCACAAAAGAGCGTCTTCCGAAGGCGGATATCGTGGTTCCTGATCTCTCTGCGATTTCAATCGAGAAGCTCCTGTCGTTGTAA
- a CDS encoding ABC transporter ATP-binding protein gives METKTVISEIVRVENVKKTYQDNGVPVDALKGINLSVLPGDFSVIAGPSGSGKTTLLNIIGTLDKPTEGKVCLDGVDVASKTRRELADIRLRKIGFVFQAYNLNPVLSALENVEFTMMLRGVGADERKRRGLALLNELGIGELAHKRPNEMSGGQQQRVAVARAISNDPRLVLADEPTANLDSETAIKLLELMEKLNREERITFVFSSHDPQVIEHAHRLLILKDGQIISDKNQ, from the coding sequence ATGGAAACAAAGACTGTCATTTCGGAAATCGTTCGCGTCGAGAATGTGAAAAAGACTTACCAGGATAACGGAGTACCGGTTGATGCGCTCAAAGGGATAAACCTGAGTGTTTTGCCCGGTGACTTTTCCGTAATCGCTGGACCGTCAGGTTCGGGAAAGACAACTCTGCTAAACATCATCGGTACGCTTGATAAACCCACAGAGGGAAAAGTATGTCTTGATGGAGTAGACGTGGCATCGAAAACGAGGCGTGAACTTGCCGACATAAGATTGAGAAAAATTGGCTTTGTCTTCCAGGCCTATAATCTCAATCCGGTATTGAGTGCGCTCGAAAACGTCGAGTTCACGATGATGCTTCGCGGCGTCGGCGCGGACGAACGAAAACGGAGAGGACTCGCATTGTTGAATGAGCTCGGCATCGGGGAACTGGCACATAAGCGTCCCAACGAAATGAGCGGCGGACAACAACAGAGAGTGGCGGTTGCGAGAGCGATCTCAAACGATCCGCGACTGGTCCTTGCCGACGAACCGACAGCAAACCTCGACTCCGAAACCGCGATCAAGCTTCTTGAACTCATGGAAAAACTTAACCGCGAGGAAAGGATAACGTTTGTGTTTTCTTCACATGACCCGCAGGTGATAGAGCATGCCCACCGATTGCTTATCTTAAAGGACGGACAGATCATCAGCGACAAGAACCAATAG
- a CDS encoding sigma-70 family RNA polymerase sigma factor has protein sequence MDELYIGLILRGDVSKYSYFVEKYKGMAFSIAFRIVNNKEDAEEIVQDAFLKAFKSLNKFRRDSKFSTWFYRIVVNTSLSRVRNKTPESSNLGDDEIGNTMAENVESAYHSLDLSERKTFIQNALEELSIEDRLLLTLHYLNENSVEEITEITDITRDNVKTKLHRARNRLYKVMNKKLKAEVQSIL, from the coding sequence ATGGACGAGTTGTACATAGGACTTATTCTCAGGGGAGACGTATCCAAGTACTCCTATTTTGTTGAAAAGTATAAAGGCATGGCATTTTCCATTGCGTTTCGAATTGTCAATAACAAAGAAGATGCAGAAGAAATCGTTCAGGATGCCTTCCTGAAAGCGTTCAAGTCGCTTAATAAGTTTAGAAGAGATTCGAAATTCTCGACCTGGTTTTACAGGATCGTTGTAAATACCTCGCTGTCAAGAGTAAGGAACAAAACGCCGGAATCGAGCAACTTAGGCGACGATGAGATCGGGAATACAATGGCAGAGAACGTCGAGTCCGCATATCACAGCTTGGATCTGTCTGAACGTAAAACATTTATTCAAAACGCGCTGGAGGAATTGAGTATTGAGGACAGGCTGCTTCTGACTCTGCATTACTTAAATGAAAATTCCGTCGAAGAGATCACGGAAATAACGGATATCACCCGTGACAATGTGAAAACAAAATTGCACCGGGCAAGGAATAGACTTTACAAAGTTATGAATAAGAAACTCAAGGCGGAGGTTCAATCCATACTATGA
- a CDS encoding T9SS type A sorting domain-containing protein yields the protein MKKSYVKLMAAAMVILSPGFMSSSANFSYFLKTSGDRPYGIAFDGRGAMYMVTAPESGSGTLSLVTPDGTVSKIATLAGTFIGPGITADDSGNALVTVGDKLLKVSHDGTTQTIADGFTRCFDVKLDKIGNIYVADDIKNVVYKITPDGEKEVFYTSSAAGGFVLTAICIDRRQKNMYIKDGSKLFKVPLDTNAATVKLILENSDMFYMCLDSSDNIYVSTIKNVIRIDSTGAAQNLSNQDLNTSTGLSTGGNGFGQQDLYVAVDDGIVELSTLMGIEAHRSHRPDGYMLRQNYPNPFNPATSIDYRLPSNSFITLKVYDALGREVETLVDEKENAGNYTVRFDGSKLSSGIYFYKLASECYIEMKRMVLLK from the coding sequence ATGAAGAAATCTTACGTTAAACTGATGGCTGCCGCCATGGTCATTCTATCACCTGGATTCATGAGCAGTTCGGCAAATTTTTCTTATTTTCTCAAGACTTCCGGGGACAGGCCTTATGGGATTGCATTCGACGGGAGAGGCGCAATGTATATGGTCACGGCACCCGAAAGCGGAAGCGGCACGCTGTCACTTGTTACACCGGATGGCACCGTGTCAAAGATCGCGACTCTCGCGGGGACATTTATTGGCCCCGGTATCACGGCGGACGACAGCGGCAATGCTCTCGTCACCGTAGGTGATAAATTGTTGAAGGTCTCTCATGATGGAACAACCCAGACGATTGCCGACGGGTTCACAAGATGCTTCGATGTTAAACTCGACAAGATCGGAAACATCTATGTGGCGGACGATATCAAGAACGTCGTGTATAAGATCACTCCGGATGGTGAGAAAGAAGTTTTCTATACGAGCAGCGCCGCCGGCGGTTTCGTGCTTACAGCGATATGTATCGACCGTCGTCAAAAAAACATGTATATAAAAGACGGCAGCAAATTGTTCAAAGTCCCGTTGGATACGAACGCCGCCACCGTGAAACTGATTTTGGAAAACTCCGATATGTTTTACATGTGTCTGGACAGCAGCGACAATATTTATGTAAGCACGATCAAGAATGTAATTAGAATCGATTCCACAGGCGCCGCACAAAATCTATCTAATCAGGATTTAAACACATCCACCGGATTGTCGACCGGCGGCAACGGATTTGGGCAGCAGGACTTGTACGTAGCGGTCGATGATGGAATCGTGGAGTTGTCGACGCTGATGGGGATTGAGGCACACCGATCTCACCGGCCCGATGGATATATGCTGCGACAAAACTATCCGAATCCATTTAACCCGGCAACGTCAATCGATTACCGGCTTCCGTCGAACAGCTTCATAACACTGAAAGTTTATGATGCTCTTGGAAGGGAAGTGGAAACACTGGTTGATGAAAAAGAAAACGCAGGAAACTACACTGTCAGGTTTGATGGAAGCAAATTATCGAGCGGGATATATTTTTACAAACTTGCATCGGAATGTTATATTGAAATGAAGCGAATGGTCTTGCTGAAGTGA
- a CDS encoding DUF5989 family protein, translating to MKTAKKVKSRLAIFGELWAFMRVRKKWWLGPIILVLLFLGLFIVLTQGSALAPFIYTLF from the coding sequence ATGAAAACTGCAAAGAAGGTAAAAAGCAGACTGGCGATTTTCGGCGAGTTGTGGGCATTCATGAGGGTCCGAAAAAAATGGTGGCTCGGACCAATCATTTTAGTCCTGTTGTTCCTGGGACTCTTCATCGTTTTGACTCAGGGCTCGGCGCTCGCTCCGTTTATATATACTCTGTTCTGA
- a CDS encoding SxtJ family membrane protein — MKLIFKIGKMIYKWWMVFARVLGVVNATILLTVVYIAVIGPMSIISKIFGKDLLTHRKPVESFWRTKESTPHTLEKARHQF; from the coding sequence ATGAAGCTCATATTCAAAATAGGCAAGATGATCTATAAATGGTGGATGGTATTTGCTCGCGTGCTCGGCGTTGTGAACGCGACCATTCTATTGACGGTCGTCTACATCGCGGTGATCGGTCCTATGTCGATCATATCGAAAATTTTTGGAAAAGACTTGCTCACTCATCGCAAGCCTGTCGAATCCTTTTGGAGAACGAAAGAGTCAACTCCCCATACGCTTGAAAAAGCTCGCCACCAGTTCTAA
- a CDS encoding FtsX-like permease family protein, translated as MLLTRLAWRSLWRNWRRTLIAMAAVIFAISLSIIQRGIQYGTYAETINAAVRMSTGYLQIQKVGYNKTPTLQKSFDLTPKIFDAIKSISQINGYSPRIQTDGLLSYRDQSLGTMVMGVSPKSEGLVTDFQKKINRGHFLSVGNDRSTTEIVVGYKLLDNLGAKVGDSVVMLAQGFDGTLGNMFVRIGGTFKTGSDEFDRMGTFMDISDLQNFLGMDDRINAVAISVRNQEDVGKIVDRLNRTLKPMGLVALSWQELLPQLKQTIELDNSSGVLYIIILLAVVGFGILNTVLMSITERFREYGVMLSLGMSQERLVVAVALEVFFMLVLGFAIGNGIGIAVNSYFVQHPIQLGGDVAELYREYNFAPVLVSSLSFKIFLDSTLTILGISIVAAVYPLWRVLKLEPLKGIRYT; from the coding sequence ATGCTTTTAACACGATTGGCCTGGCGAAGTTTGTGGCGGAACTGGCGGCGAACGTTGATAGCGATGGCCGCTGTAATCTTTGCAATTTCACTCTCAATCATACAGCGCGGAATACAATACGGAACATACGCAGAGACTATCAACGCAGCGGTTCGTATGTCTACAGGTTACCTCCAGATTCAGAAGGTAGGTTACAACAAGACTCCGACACTGCAGAAGAGTTTTGATCTAACTCCAAAGATCTTTGATGCAATCAAAAGCATTTCGCAAATAAACGGTTACTCGCCGAGGATTCAGACCGACGGGCTTCTGAGCTATCGCGACCAGTCGCTTGGGACGATGGTCATGGGAGTTTCGCCAAAATCCGAAGGGCTCGTTACCGACTTCCAAAAGAAAATCAACCGCGGACATTTTCTATCGGTCGGTAATGATCGAAGCACAACCGAGATTGTTGTGGGATACAAACTATTGGACAATCTTGGCGCCAAGGTCGGAGATTCGGTCGTTATGCTCGCACAGGGCTTCGACGGAACACTCGGTAATATGTTTGTCAGAATCGGCGGCACGTTTAAGACCGGTTCCGACGAATTCGACCGCATGGGCACCTTCATGGACATATCGGATCTTCAGAATTTTCTGGGTATGGATGACAGGATAAACGCCGTCGCCATCTCGGTTCGAAATCAAGAAGATGTAGGGAAAATTGTAGACCGTCTCAATCGGACATTGAAACCTATGGGACTCGTTGCGCTCTCCTGGCAGGAGTTGTTGCCGCAGCTGAAGCAAACCATCGAGCTCGACAATTCCAGCGGCGTACTTTATATAATAATTCTGCTGGCGGTGGTTGGATTCGGAATATTGAACACCGTCCTTATGTCGATTACGGAAAGGTTCAGGGAATACGGCGTGATGCTCTCGCTCGGAATGTCTCAAGAGAGACTCGTAGTTGCGGTGGCATTGGAAGTCTTTTTCATGCTCGTGTTAGGTTTCGCTATCGGAAATGGAATCGGAATCGCAGTGAACTCATACTTCGTACAACATCCCATCCAGTTGGGAGGCGACGTCGCAGAACTTTACAGGGAATATAACTTTGCACCTGTGCTTGTTTCGTCGCTTTCGTTCAAAATCTTCCTCGATTCCACCCTGACGATACTCGGGATCTCAATAGTGGCAGCGGTCTACCCGCTTTGGAGGGTGCTGAAGTTGGAACCTCTGAAAGGAATAAGATACACCTGA
- a CDS encoding ABC transporter permease, which yields MIRKIAWRNILRNKRRSLILVISIIIGVMAIVLTDGLSVGMMQQMLTNQIGADAGYIQVHKKGYQANPALKNSVADPEEIRTALAKVTLPCNVSERLRTFGIVSSAYNSSGVSILGVEPGSEKKVTTICKYVTKGTYLSGKPAEILISSSAAEKLKVELGDKVVVMASRFDGSIGSEACRVVGIFETFDSGFDQGHVYISLQTAQQMLGTDNRISEFVVNPVDAKQTDMVANEIRSKLTNSYEVLTYRQMLPLLVMQVQLYDETIYIFYAIIAIALIFGIVNTMLMAVMERTHEFGVDMAIGMSNRRIFAMILTEAAFLGIVGTAVGLVASFAIFIPLSYSGWNLAMFSESLRSLGVGTTIYPILTASSLVNAIVIIPIATIIGAVYPATRAIRLRPVEAIRAT from the coding sequence ATGATACGCAAGATAGCATGGCGGAATATTCTGCGGAACAAGCGGAGGTCATTGATACTGGTCATCTCGATAATAATCGGTGTGATGGCGATTGTTCTTACTGACGGTCTCTCCGTCGGCATGATGCAGCAGATGCTGACTAACCAGATCGGGGCCGACGCTGGTTACATTCAGGTTCACAAAAAAGGTTACCAGGCAAATCCTGCGCTCAAGAATTCAGTTGCAGATCCTGAAGAGATCCGAACTGCGCTTGCAAAGGTGACCCTTCCATGCAATGTGTCCGAAAGATTGCGGACATTTGGAATCGTCAGCAGTGCCTATAATTCATCGGGAGTCTCAATCCTCGGGGTGGAACCAGGTTCAGAGAAGAAAGTTACCACGATCTGCAAATATGTCACTAAAGGAACTTATCTCTCGGGTAAGCCTGCTGAAATTCTGATAAGTTCATCGGCAGCTGAAAAACTGAAAGTGGAGCTTGGCGACAAAGTGGTCGTGATGGCGTCGCGCTTTGACGGGAGTATCGGGTCAGAAGCGTGCCGCGTTGTCGGGATATTCGAAACGTTCGACTCCGGATTCGACCAGGGACACGTTTATATCTCACTGCAGACTGCCCAGCAGATGCTCGGTACAGATAATCGCATATCAGAATTCGTTGTCAACCCAGTCGACGCCAAACAGACCGATATGGTTGCAAACGAGATTAGATCCAAATTGACGAATTCATATGAAGTGTTGACTTACAGGCAAATGCTCCCGCTCCTCGTCATGCAGGTACAACTTTATGACGAAACGATCTATATATTTTACGCGATCATCGCCATCGCTTTGATATTCGGAATAGTCAACACGATGCTCATGGCTGTAATGGAACGGACGCATGAGTTCGGTGTGGATATGGCTATCGGGATGTCGAACAGGAGAATTTTCGCCATGATCCTCACGGAGGCTGCGTTTCTCGGCATAGTTGGCACAGCAGTCGGGCTGGTCGCATCTTTCGCAATATTCATCCCTCTTTCTTATTCAGGATGGAACCTGGCGATGTTTTCCGAAAGCCTGAGATCGCTCGGTGTCGGTACGACCATTTATCCGATTTTGACTGCCTCGTCGCTTGTCAACGCGATAGTAATCATACCGATCGCGACCATCATTGGTGCTGTCTATCCAGCAACCAGGGCAATAAGACTGCGTCCTGTCGAAGCAATTCGAGCAACTTAG
- a CDS encoding helix-turn-helix domain-containing protein, with translation MTLNIYNVISIIAIFQSAFLSSFFFSNPKGIPFSNKILGGMLCVFAVYIGFDFTMSFGAGESFIKYYRILFVFSQLAFLLGPMLYFYAKSIIDLHFQLRKKDFVHVIPFLAAVMFSIVAMYFLHYRLGWQSPLREMTSAAVILQITAYVVASLVVVKSKVRSLFSPIDDIRLAWLRLLLLGYVAFWFFQLHFFVFIDLWKLYGLCPYSDTLYLTTIFILFNCIAYVAMKNPEIFTFTKKYQKSDLKESDKEEYKKKILDAMEIEKAYREPSLTLSSLSKRLSIPVTYLSQIVNESFDKNFRDFVNRYRIEESKQRLGSSAKNKQSILEIAYAVGFNSKSSFNGAFKKHTGITPREYVKQSS, from the coding sequence GTGACTCTCAATATTTATAACGTCATTAGTATCATAGCCATATTTCAATCGGCATTCCTGTCGTCGTTTTTCTTCAGCAATCCCAAAGGAATTCCCTTCAGCAACAAAATACTCGGGGGAATGCTTTGCGTTTTTGCGGTCTATATCGGTTTCGATTTCACGATGAGTTTTGGCGCCGGGGAGTCTTTCATAAAATACTACCGAATTCTCTTTGTCTTTAGTCAGCTCGCTTTCCTGCTGGGGCCGATGCTGTACTTCTACGCGAAGTCGATTATCGATCTCCATTTTCAATTGAGAAAAAAGGACTTCGTCCACGTGATTCCATTTCTTGCGGCGGTCATGTTTTCAATTGTCGCAATGTACTTTCTGCATTATCGATTAGGATGGCAGTCGCCGCTTCGCGAAATGACGAGCGCAGCCGTGATCTTGCAAATCACAGCTTATGTCGTTGCGAGCCTCGTTGTCGTGAAATCAAAAGTCAGGTCGCTGTTCTCGCCGATTGATGATATCAGGCTGGCGTGGCTCCGGCTCCTCTTGCTGGGGTATGTAGCCTTCTGGTTCTTTCAACTCCATTTCTTTGTCTTCATAGACTTATGGAAGTTATACGGATTGTGTCCTTACTCCGACACGTTATACCTGACAACGATCTTTATCCTCTTCAACTGTATCGCTTACGTAGCGATGAAAAATCCGGAGATATTCACGTTCACCAAGAAATATCAAAAGTCGGATTTAAAAGAATCGGACAAAGAGGAGTACAAGAAAAAAATTCTTGATGCTATGGAAATCGAGAAGGCCTATCGGGAACCGTCGTTGACTTTGTCCTCTCTGTCGAAACGATTATCCATTCCCGTCACCTATCTTTCACAGATTGTCAATGAATCGTTCGACAAAAATTTTCGCGACTTTGTCAATAGGTATCGCATCGAGGAAAGCAAACAACGCCTGGGATCCTCTGCCAAGAATAAACAAAGCATCCTCGAGATTGCGTATGCGGTAGGTTTCAATTCGAAATCTTCTTTTAACGGTGCTTTTAAGAAACACACGGGTATTACTCCGAGAGAATACGTAAAACAGAGTTCGTGA
- a CDS encoding DUF6249 domain-containing protein, protein MLNEVTGLIAVVLIFGALPAAVVLIYYFSRKAKHRERLALIEKGIDASTFMKSETIIHDALMWGMLIIGIGLGLLLGDIVSTFTPLREEYTMPSMSLLFGGLGLVCFYAYRRKAEMKSAQ, encoded by the coding sequence ATGCTTAATGAAGTGACAGGATTAATTGCGGTAGTTCTTATTTTTGGAGCGTTGCCCGCTGCAGTTGTCTTAATTTATTATTTCAGCAGGAAAGCCAAACATAGAGAAAGATTGGCTTTAATCGAAAAGGGAATAGACGCGTCCACTTTTATGAAGTCTGAAACCATTATCCATGATGCTTTAATGTGGGGAATGCTCATCATCGGGATCGGACTGGGATTGCTCCTCGGTGATATTGTTTCTACCTTTACACCATTGAGAGAGGAATACACAATGCCCAGCATGTCTCTTCTATTTGGAGGCCTCGGACTAGTTTGCTTCTACGCGTATAGAAGGAAAGCTGAGATGAAATCCGCCCAATAA
- a CDS encoding chloride channel protein, with protein sequence MRKSVTESTVLFLSIIKWIFLATIAGVIVGGAVSLFLKALTWSIGITTQHANFFWFLPVSLFLSSLMIKYLAPDAEGHGTEKVIEAVHKRAGKISILVIPVKAVATLLTLALGGSVGKEGPCAQIGAGLTSLYSDIFKFDDHDRKKMVICGISAGFASVFGAPIAGSIFGVEVLFVGAIMYDVLLPSFIAGITSYQVSSALGVMYFHQPISVIPVFSELFVVKVFLAGLFFGVCSIILIEALKLGEKLSNRIHVWAPLKGIIGGVVLVALTYLFSTRYLGLGLQTVESNLRGNGTDWYAFLLKPVFTSLTLSFGGSGGIVTPIFFVGSTAGITFANLMHLDASTFAAIGLVAVLAGSANTPIAASIMSVELFGPAIAPYATLACVVSFLMTGHRSVYPSQVLSISKSPLLQVEIGKEIEEIQATLDLRKRGFISRIFRLLKRIEETVNRIQSGGTSSNGTNNDTPTVDKK encoded by the coding sequence ATGAGAAAATCAGTTACAGAATCAACGGTGCTCTTTTTGAGCATCATCAAGTGGATATTTCTTGCGACCATAGCTGGTGTGATTGTTGGAGGAGCTGTATCATTGTTTCTCAAGGCCCTGACTTGGAGTATTGGGATTACTACACAACACGCCAACTTTTTCTGGTTCCTTCCGGTCTCTCTATTTTTAAGCTCGCTGATGATCAAGTATCTTGCCCCCGACGCAGAAGGGCATGGCACTGAGAAAGTCATAGAGGCCGTTCACAAACGAGCGGGGAAGATTTCCATTCTCGTGATTCCCGTGAAGGCCGTTGCAACCCTTCTTACTCTTGCTCTGGGAGGATCTGTTGGTAAAGAGGGGCCCTGTGCGCAAATTGGCGCTGGGCTGACATCGCTGTATAGCGACATCTTCAAGTTTGACGATCATGACCGCAAGAAGATGGTTATCTGTGGAATCAGTGCGGGTTTTGCTTCGGTGTTTGGAGCACCGATTGCCGGATCAATCTTTGGCGTTGAAGTATTGTTTGTGGGAGCAATCATGTACGACGTTTTACTGCCCTCGTTTATCGCCGGGATCACTTCGTATCAAGTGTCATCCGCACTCGGGGTTATGTATTTCCACCAACCGATTAGTGTCATCCCGGTTTTCTCAGAATTATTCGTGGTCAAAGTCTTCCTCGCCGGGCTTTTTTTCGGGGTCTGTTCAATAATCCTTATAGAAGCCCTCAAGTTGGGTGAAAAACTGTCGAACCGAATTCACGTTTGGGCGCCGTTGAAAGGCATTATCGGAGGTGTAGTTCTCGTTGCCTTAACGTATCTCTTTTCAACCCGCTACCTTGGTCTCGGCCTTCAGACCGTGGAATCAAACCTCCGGGGAAACGGAACTGACTGGTATGCGTTTCTATTGAAACCAGTGTTCACAAGTCTGACGCTAAGCTTTGGTGGAAGTGGCGGAATCGTAACGCCTATTTTTTTTGTTGGCTCAACAGCCGGAATAACTTTCGCCAATCTCATGCATTTGGATGCGTCGACATTTGCAGCCATCGGTCTCGTGGCTGTCCTGGCGGGTTCAGCTAATACCCCAATCGCTGCGAGCATTATGTCTGTCGAATTGTTCGGGCCCGCCATCGCGCCTTATGCAACTCTAGCGTGTGTGGTCAGCTTTCTCATGACGGGACATAGGAGTGTTTATCCATCTCAAGTTCTGTCAATTTCCAAATCTCCATTGCTTCAAGTGGAGATTGGGAAAGAGATTGAGGAAATACAAGCGACACTGGATCTTAGAAAAAGGGGATTCATAAGTAGAATATTCCGGCTTCTCAAAAGGATCGAAGAGACGGTCAATAGAATTCAGAGTGGCGGTACGTCATCTAATGGTACAAACAATGACACTCCAACGGTTGATAAGAAATAA
- a CDS encoding carbamoyltransferase, with translation MNILGISCFYHDAAAALVQDGKLVAAAQEERFTRKKHDQDFPKHAIDFCLKHAGAGPNDIDYVAFYDKPFIKFDRILQTYIATWPKGLLSFLKAMPVWIKEKIWIPQTIKSELDYEGEILFAEHHVSHAASAFLVSPFEEAAILTTDGVGEWDTTTYGIGRGNDVSLLKSIQFPHSLGLFYSAFTYYLGFKVNSAEYKVMGLAPYGEPRFYDLIMKELVTLDEDGSFHLNMRYFTYEYGLKMTGKNFSKLFGEPVREPESKLTQFHKDVAASLQKATDAIMVKMAQHVEQETRMKYLCMAGGVALNCVSNSKILESTSFHDIFVQPAAGDAGGAVGVAYYVNNTILGNPRTYVMNDVFLGPEFSDEQIENLLKSKNISYRKCDRHELLQETGRLIADQKVVGWFQGRMEFGPRALGNRSIIADARNPKNQSIVNLKIKFRESFRPFAPTILEDRMEEYFEFDRPGPFMLFVANVRPDKRVIPAVTHVDGSARLQTISREQNQLYYDLIAEFDRQTGCPVIINTSFNVRGEPIVCTPEDAWRCFMRTEMDCLVMGNFILEKGKLGSYREEVLEEKFELD, from the coding sequence ATGAATATTCTCGGAATTTCGTGCTTCTACCATGACGCTGCAGCAGCGCTCGTGCAGGACGGTAAACTGGTGGCTGCTGCTCAGGAAGAGCGTTTCACTCGTAAGAAGCACGACCAGGATTTCCCAAAACATGCCATCGATTTCTGTTTGAAGCATGCAGGTGCGGGGCCCAATGATATAGACTATGTGGCCTTCTATGATAAACCGTTCATAAAATTCGACCGAATTCTTCAGACGTATATCGCAACATGGCCAAAGGGACTGCTGTCGTTTCTGAAAGCGATGCCCGTTTGGATCAAAGAAAAAATCTGGATTCCTCAGACGATCAAAAGCGAACTCGACTATGAAGGGGAAATTCTTTTTGCCGAACATCATGTGTCTCATGCCGCCAGCGCATTTTTGGTCTCGCCGTTTGAGGAAGCCGCAATCCTGACGACTGATGGCGTGGGTGAATGGGATACTACCACATACGGAATCGGTCGCGGAAATGACGTCTCGCTTTTAAAGAGCATCCAGTTTCCTCATTCTCTCGGACTCTTCTACTCCGCGTTCACTTATTACTTGGGTTTCAAGGTTAATAGCGCCGAATACAAAGTGATGGGGCTTGCTCCCTATGGCGAGCCGCGCTTCTACGATCTGATAATGAAAGAACTGGTGACGCTAGATGAAGACGGCAGCTTTCACTTGAACATGCGATACTTTACGTATGAATATGGTCTGAAGATGACGGGGAAAAATTTCAGCAAATTGTTCGGTGAACCTGTCCGCGAGCCTGAATCGAAGCTCACGCAGTTTCATAAAGATGTCGCCGCCTCGCTTCAGAAAGCAACGGACGCTATCATGGTCAAGATGGCGCAACATGTTGAACAAGAAACCAGGATGAAATACCTCTGCATGGCCGGTGGAGTTGCCCTCAACTGTGTTTCAAACAGCAAAATTCTTGAGAGTACTTCTTTCCATGATATCTTTGTTCAGCCAGCCGCAGGAGATGCCGGCGGAGCTGTCGGAGTTGCTTACTACGTCAACAATACGATCCTTGGTAATCCAAGAACCTACGTCATGAACGACGTCTTTCTTGGACCGGAGTTTTCGGATGAGCAGATTGAAAACCTGCTGAAGTCAAAAAATATTAGCTACAGGAAGTGTGATCGGCATGAGCTGTTGCAGGAAACTGGACGGCTTATCGCAGATCAAAAAGTTGTCGGATGGTTTCAAGGGAGAATGGAATTCGGCCCGCGCGCGCTGGGAAACAGAAGTATAATTGCCGACGCACGTAACCCAAAGAACCAATCGATCGTCAATCTGAAAATTAAGTTCCGAGAAAGTTTCCGGCCGTTTGCACCGACAATTCTCGAGGACCGGATGGAAGAGTATTTCGAATTCGATCGTCCCGGGCCATTCATGCTGTTCGTTGCTAATGTACGTCCGGACAAACGCGTCATCCCGGCGGTGACGCATGTGGACGGCTCGGCAAGACTGCAGACAATTTCGCGGGAACAAAATCAACTTTATTATGATTTGATTGCCGAGTTTGACCGTCAGACCGGCTGCCCGGTCATTATCAATACTTCGTTTAACGTTCGCGGCGAGCCGATAGTCTGCACTCCGGAAGACGCCTGGCGCTGCTTCATGCGCACGGAGATGGACTGTTTAGTTATGGGGAACTTTATCCTTGAAAAGGGGAAACTGGGATCGTACCGCGAAGAAGTTCTTGAAGAAAAATTCGAATTGGACTAA